The Fodinibius salinus nucleotide sequence TCCCACAGCGGCCATTGGGTGTCTTTGTTTTCTGATTTTTTATCGTTGCTCATGTTTAACTTTTGTTCAGAATATAGATTAATTCTTAAAAGGTTATGGGATAGTTATTCATTAATAGAAAAATCCAAGTAACGAATAATTATTAACCGGTAATCAACTAACTTGCTTTTTCTTTGCTTAATTTCTGTTTGCGGGCGTATTCTTCGGCTGCTTCGCGTACCCATTCGCCATTTTCGTGGGCTTCTCGGCGTGCCTTCATCCGCTGTTTATTCATGGGGCCGTTGCCTTTAACGACATTCCAGAACTCATCCCAGTCAATTTCCCCAAATTCCCAGTGGCCGGTTTCTTCATTGTACTCCAGGTCTGGATCAGGAATTTCAAGTCCTACAGTATGGGCCTCTTGCACATGCCGGTCAACAAAACTCTGGCGTAACTCATCATTGGTTTTAGATTTCACGCCCCACTTAATTAGCTCTTCGCTGTTGGGCGAATCTTCGTCGTGGGGGCCAAACATCATGAGTGTAGGCCACCACCAGCGATCCACAGCATCCTGAATCATTTCTTGCTGCTCAGATGTACCATCAGCCATCTGGGCTACCATTTCGTATCCTTGCTTTTTGTGGAAACTCTCTTCTTTACAGATGCGGACCATTGCCCGTGAGTAGGGGCCGTATGAGCTTCGTGCTAGCATAGTTTGGTTAATAATAGCTGCCCCATCTACCAGCCAGCCAATAACGGCTACGTCAGCCCAGCTGAGCGTAGGATAGTTAAAAATACTTGAGTATTTGGCTTTACCTTCTAGTAGCTGGTTGATTACTTCTTTCCGGCTGGCGCCAAGTGTTTCGGTAGCACTGTACAGATAAAGACCATGGCCGGCTTCATCCTGTACTTTTGATAACAAGATCATCTTACGGCGCAACGAAGGGGCACGGGTAATCCAATTTCCTTCGGGCAGCATACCCACAACTTCAGAATGCGCATGCTGAGACATCATCCGGATGAGCTGTTGGCGATAACGATCCGGCATATCATCTTTAGGTTCAATAGTTTCGCCGTTGTCAATTCGTTCTTGGAATGTTTTTTTATTTGTTGATTCTTCACTCATAAGTACAAGAATTTGGAGCACATTTTTGTTACTCAGAACATATACATGAACGTTAAATTAAACAAATGCATTCATGTCTCGATTTAGTATTATTTTTATAAGCTAAATAGATATTTCACTTAAATAATTTGAGACGTTACCGGTAGGATACTATATTAAAGTTTACAGTAGTTAAAATGATAACTGAGTCGGAGTAACGTATGAAAGCTGATCCCAATAGTGCAACCTTGGAACGTCCCGTTGAAGAGGAGTTTGATGACCATTTAGGTCTTCAAGATGTTGATTATATAGAACATTACGTCAGTAATGCAAAGCAGGCGGCTCACTTTTATCAAACAGTATTTGGATTTGAACTTAAGGCCTTTAGTGGACTTGAAACGGGTAACCGAGACTGCGTTTCATATTTGCTTCAGCAGGGCAATATTCGATTTTTGCTAACTTCGGCATTGTCCAGTGATTCTTTTATAGCTAAACATGTTTTACAGCATGGGGATGGTGTTCGCGATATTGCCATGCATGTAAAAGATGTTGATCGGGCCTACCAAGAGACGGTCAAGCGTGGGGCGGAAAGCGTAGAAGAACCACATGATCTTGAAGATGAGCATGGAAAAATACGCAAAGCGGCCATAGCAACCTATGGTGATACTATTCATACGCTTATTAATCGTGTGGAATATGACGGGATTTTCATGCCGGGTTTTGAAGCTACAGAATCCCCACTGAAAGATGTGAGTTCAGTTGGTATCCAGTATGTAGATCATTGTGTGGGAAATGTTGAACTGGGTGAAATGGAAACGTGGGTTGATTTTTATCGCGATGTGATGGGCTTTACCCAGTATATCCATTTTGATGATGATGATATTTCTACAGAATATTCGGCGCTTATGTCGAAAGTAATGGCTGGTGGGCGCGGGATGATCAAATTTCCAATTAATGAGCCTGCTGACGGCAAGAGGAAATCCCAAATTGAGGAATATATTGATTTTTATGAAGGACCGGGCGTTCAGCATATTGCATTGTTGACGGGTGATATTATTGAAACAGTTGAAAAGTTACAAAACCGCGGACTCGAATTTTTACACGTGCCTACTACTTATTATGAAGAACTCGAGAGTCGGGTTGGTACTATTGACGAACCCATTGACAAGCTGGAAGAGTTGGGCATTTTGGTTGACAGAGATGATGAAGGATATTTGTTGCAAATTTTCACAAAGCCAGTTGTAGATCGTCCGACACTATTTTTTGAAATTATCCAGCGTAAAGGAGCTCGTGGTTTTGGGAAGGGTAATTTTAAAGCGCTCTTTCAGGCAATAGAACGCGAGCAGGAGCGGCGCGGAAATCTTTAAATTTAGTCGAAGGTCCTAAGTACTGGGTAAAAGGTACTTTGTTAGGTACTATAACTCTGAACTTTTGACTTTCTACTCTCTACAAAAAGGAGGTCACCATGATTTATCACCAGCTAGGAAAAATCCCCCCCAAGCGGCATACACAGTTTCGACGTCCGGACGGGGAACTGTACCAAGAGCAACTGTTTGGAGCAGAGGGTTTTCACGGAAGTTCATCACTGCTTTATCACCATAACCCACCAACACGAACAACCAAGGTAGAACGCGGAGAAGAGATTAATATCGAAAAGTGGGATGAAGGAATACTTCGCCATCACCACCTGCGTACGGCCAATGTTGCCAAAGGTGGCGATCCAGTAATGGGACGAAAAGTGTTGCTCTACAATAACGATGTTCAAATTGGTGTGGTACGTCCTACGGAATCGATGGATTATTTCTATAAAAATGGAGAGCATGATGAGCTGCTTTTTATCCACGAGGGGGAAGGATACGTGCAGACTATGTTTGGCAAGCTCGATTTTGGATATGGAGATTATATTTTCATTCCGCGCGGCACAATTTATCAGATGGTATTTGAAACCGAAAAAAATCGCATGCTCACGGTAGATTCAACCGGACCTATTGACGTGCCGGATCGCTATTTGACCGAAAAGGGACAATTTGCCGAGAATAGTCCCTATTGTGAGCGTGACATTCGCCGCCCCGAAGGACCAATTTTTGTTAACAAACAAGGTAAATTTGAAGTCCGGATTAAAAAACAGGGACGTTATACATCATATTGGTACGAACACCATCCCTTTGATGTCGTTGGTTGGGATGGGTACCTGTATCCATGGATTTTTAATATCAAGGATTTCGAGCCGATTACGGGACGTGTCCATCAGCCGCCACCCGTTCATCAGACGTTCGAAGGCCCCAATTATGTGGTGTGTTCATTTTGTCCTCGCAAGTTCGACTATCATCCCAAATCTATTCCCGCACCTTATGCTCACTCCAATGTTGATTCGGATGAGGTGTTGTACTATGTAGAAGGTGATTTTATGAGTCGAAAAGGTGTAGAAACAGCCAGTATTACGCAGCATCCCGGTGGTATCCCTCATGGGCCGCATCCTGGGAAATATGAGGGTAGTATCGGTAAAGAAGAAACTGATGAGTATGCGGTGATGATTGATACCTTCCATCCGTTACATCTCACCACCGAGGCCAAGAAGCTGGATGACGATGGTTATCCCTACTCTTGGATCGAGGATGGGGAGAAGGAAAAAATCGAAGCGGAAGAATAATCTACTCAATAACACTTATTTAAAGCCTGTCGCTTCTATTTACGGCAGGCTTTTCTTTTTTTCAAGCTATTGTAGAATAGGTACACATGTTTGGAATTTCTGTTCATCTTCTTTCTGTTACTAGGTAGCATCATCAAATTAAAATACAGATTAGTTAGATAGTAGAATAAAGCGATGGAACATATTTTAATCACTGAGATTGACAATCAGGGACCGGGAGATATTCTGGGAGCCATCGGCGGTGAAACAGATATTGATCCCGCTATAATTGGCAATATTGATATAAATGGCTCAAAAGCTTTTGTAGAAGTTAATGGCAAAAAAGCGACGAAGCTTGCGAAACAGCTGGATGGCAAGAAAGTAGGTCAGTCACGGGTATCGGTTCGGGATGTCGATACGGAAAATTTTGAAGATTTAGAGACGGTTTTTGAATACTCGGATCGTTTAAAACAGCTGGTTGAACTGGAACGCGAACAGGAGATGCGGGAGCACGAAGAAAGTATTCGCACACTTTCAGGTCAGCAGCGAGAGGCCGATGGAAAAGCTATTCTTCATTTGAGAGGCCGCGACGAAGGCAATGCGCTTGAAGGAAAGCTGGTGAAATTCATGCGTCAGCACAAAGGAGAGCCCCTGCCGGAAACTGAGATTTCGGTTGGCGACCTGGTGATGATTTCCCACAGAGATCCTCTGCTGAGTGATAATCCTACCGGAACGGTAGTACAAAAGACAAACTATTCGATTACAGCAGCTTTCGACCAGCCCCGAAGTTTTATATTCGGTAAGGGACTGCGTATGGATCTTTATGTCAATGATATTACCTATCAGCGGATGAAGGATGCATTAACTCAGCTGGAAGAGGCTAAAGGAGCATTAGCTGAGTTGCGCAATATTTTTGTGGGGATCCAAGCTCCAATACCTTCTGACGACAAAGAGGTAGAGGAGTGGTTTAATGGTGATTTGAATGAATCCCAGAAAAAGGCGGTCTCTGCTAGTTTGGGAGCCGATGATTTCCATCTGATTCACGGGCCGCCCGGCACGGGGAAGACGACCACAGCCATCGAAGTTATTGAACAGGCCATGGCAGATGGAAAGTCCGTCTTGGCCACGGCGGCTTCGAATACGGCTGTTGACAATATCCTTGATTTTCTGCTGGATCGCAGCAAAGAAGCCGTTCGCGTAGGTCATCCAGCTCGTGTAACACCAAAGCTGAAAGAGCATACGCTGGACAGTTTGATTAAAGAACATCCGAAATTTAGTCAGTCAGAAGAGTTACGGAAACAGGCATTTGAAAAAAAGGAAGAGCAGGAAGAATTTACGCATCCATCAGGAAAATACCGGCGGGGAATGAGCAATAGTAAAATTAAAGAACTTGCCGAAGACGGACGAAGCTCGCGCGGTGTTTCAGCTGACAAGATTCAGGAGATGGCGCAGTGGATTGAGATTCAGGATGATATTGAAGAACTGTTCGAGGAGGCTGACCAACTTCGGGAAGAGGCCGTTGATGAGCTCCTTGACAGCAAGCAGGTTATTTGTACGACCAACAGCACTGCTGGCAGTGAACTGTTGGAGGGACGCCATTTTGATCTTGTAGTCATTGATGAGGCTACGCAGGCCACTGAGCCCAGCTGTTTAATTCCGATTACCCATGGCAGAAAAGTGATTATGGCCGGTGATCATCGGCAGCTTCCACCGACGGTGAAAAATCGTAAGGCTGCTGAACAGGGATTTAAAGAGACCCTTTTTGAGCGATTGGCTGAGAAATATTCCGGCAAAAGAAGTATGCTCGACATACAGTATCGCATGCATGAGAAAATTATGGACTTTTCTAGCCGTCAGTTTTACGAAGAGGGACTTTCTGCTGATGAAAGCGTAAACACTCACACGCTTACAGATCTCCAGCTCGATATTAATGCGTTTGATAATGAGCTGATGGATATTCTTGATCCAGCTGAGCCGGTTGTGTTTGTCGATACAGTTCAGTTAGATGCGGCAGAACGATCCCGGCAGGGATCAACGTCGAAAGAAAATCCTGAAGAAGCGCTGTGGGTAAGCAATATGGTTGATAACTTGCTCCGTGCCGGAGCGTATCCCTCTGATATTGCTGTTATCAGTCCGTATGACGATCAGGTTGATTTGCTCGACCGAAAAATTGATGTCGAAGACCTGGAGGTGAAGACGGTGGATGGATTCCAGGGACGTGAAAAGGAAGTAATCATTATTTCGCTGACGCGCAGTAACAAAGACGATCAGATTGGTTTTCTTAAGGATGTGCGAAGGCTTAACGTATCGCTAACCCGTGCCAAGCGAAAACTGATTGTCGTGGGGGATAGTGCTACGGTGACGTCGCACGAAACGTACCGTGAATTTGTGGATTACGTTAAAAGTTGGGGGCGGGTAGTAAGATTATAATTTCAATTCCTAGTCGAGGCTGTTAGGATGGGTAATAGTATTACTGGGTACTTTTGATTAATCACTTTGATCTGTTTGGTTTACGGCAGGTATACCTGCATCTGAAAAATAACGAAATAACTCCCATTGGGTTCCAGGAGCCCAGTTTTTACAAGTATGTTCGGCATCCGCTCATGCTGGGTTTTATTATTGCTTTTTGGGCGACGCCGCATATGACCCTGGCACATCTGGTGTTCTCAATAGCAACGACCGGCTATATTTTTGTCGGCATTTGGTTTGAAGAACGTGATTTGATCCGATATCACGGTAAAAAATATAGAAAACACCGTGAGCGGGTGAGCATGCTTATCTCAATACCCAAAAAGGATTAAAAGGTTAATCATTTTTTAAATCTAATATTATAGCTGATCCGCAAATGGTAAAAGAAGCATTCGAGCACTATCAGAAAGCAATAAAGCTTTGTCCTTCTGCGGGTAAAAGTACGGCCACGACGAAGGTAAGCCTGCACAATAGTTCTGAATATGAGGCGCCTGGGAGTTTGTGGTTGTAACAGGATACTTTTGTCTTATTTATTGCTCACCTTCTCTGCTGCCTGGAGAGCCCGATATACATTGACTACTCCGCCGGTAACCGAAAGGGTGTCAAAATCAGCTAAGGTTCCTTCTGCATTAGCTTTGTGGGGAATGATAACATCTTGGTTGGGATATTTCTTCACACTCTCCATAATGACAGAACGAATCTGGTTGGACGTAAGATTGGGATAGTAGCTCATGAGGAGAGCGGCGGTGCCCGAAACAACTGGTGCGGCCATGCTGGTTCCCTGATTACGTTCATATTTACTGTCAGGAGTTGTGGAATAAATATCTACTCCCGGAGCAAATAGGTCAACCCGCTCAGCACCGTAGTTGCTGAAGGAGCCCACAAAAGAAGAGTCCGGTTTCCATGAGCTGGCTCCGATAGAAAGCCAGAGGTCAGCAGTTTCAGATCCTTCAAAATAGTCGCCATAAGTATCGGTAGGGTAGTTCTCTTTTTGATCTGTATTCTCGGATGAGTTCCCTGCCGCGTGTACCATTAACACGCCTTTTTTATTGGCATAGCGTATGGCTTTATCCACCTGTTTCTTATATGGTGAATAAGATTTCCCAAAGCTCATATTGATAACATCAGCTCCATTATCAACGGCATAGCGGATGGCATTGGCTACATCTTTATCACGTTCATCGCCGTCAGGCACGGCACGTATTGGCATAATTTGTACATTGGCAGCTACGCCGTTCATGCCAATTCCGTTATTTCGCACAGCTCCGACAATTCCAGCTACATGAGTACCATGGCTCGGATCGGGACCGATCACGTCGTTGTTCCCGTAATAACGCTCCGTTTTATTATCATAGTCATCGCCCACAATATCACGAGGTGAAAAGTCCGGGTTATAGCCGTACTTCATAAATTCGTAAAGCTGTTTTTTCTGCTCGGCAATAACAGTAGAATCAATGTCGTTTTCCAGCACATAGGTCATTACATCTTTGGCAAAAGCCATTTGTTTATCCTGAGGCTGTATTGCCTGTATATCCTCATAGGTATAAGAGCCACTAAAATAATTCGAAAGAATTTTCTCTGCTTCCTTCTTGCTGTCCTCAAGTGAGCTTATATTATTATATTGCCGTTGTTGTTTGTTAATCTGATAAGCATAGGCTTTTTTGATTTTTTTATAGTATTCGTACTTCTTTTGGGCTTTGGCTGATAATACGGTGGTGTCGGCATCGGCAAATTTTGGGTGAAGTCGGGCGTAAATCCGGGTTACTTCAAAAGTATCATTATTCACATTCTTACCGTCAGCACCGCCAATAAAGTTCCAGCCGTTTACATCATCTTTGTATCCATTCTGGTCGTCATCTTTTTGATTATTAGGAATTTCGTCACTGTTAGTCCAGATATTTGCTTGAAGGTCACTATGTTTAATATCAACACCGCCGTCAATAACCGCTACTATTATTTGTTTTTGGGACGAACGATCTTGAAAAATTGTCTCGTACGTTAATTTGCTGCTTATCCCCCGAAACTGGGTTTGCTGTTCGTCTAAGTGGTGCCAGTTTTTAGGTGGGGTTTCTAAAGTTGAAAAATCTACTGTTTTTTGAGTTGTATCTACGGACTGCTCTATAGAAGGCTGAGTAACTTCTTTGGTGGAGCTACAGCTGTAAAATGTGATAGCGCAAATAAGTGTGATAACGAGTCGGTTAGTCATATTATATGACAGCTAACAGTTGTGATTGTTGATTTGTTTAAATGTTTTAGATGCTTTCAACAGATGATAAAAATCGTTCTTCAGCTTGCTTATAGGCGTGATGAATAGATTTTGTTATGGCATCTTTTAGCCATTTTCCGGAGGGGGTTTGATAAAATTTTGCATAGCTTGCTAAAGTATTACCATCTATCCCGTGATACATTACAAGCAGTTGGTTTTGTATTTGCTGGTCGATTTGCTGTTTAACCCTGTTGCGGAAATTGCCGACAATACCTTCAATTTGTGAGGAACCGAGTGTTCGCTGTTGGTTTAGAGTATTGAAGGCTGAAACAAGCGATCGAAAGATGATGATATTGGATTCAATTTTAAAATTTGCTGCTGATGTATTTTCAGCAAGCTTGCGTATTAGTTTCTTCCTTGATTCGGCAGGGGGCGTTTGTTCAAGCTCATATTTGTTGACAACTTGCTTTCGCTGACCTTCCAGCGTATAAAATTCTTTTCGTTTGCTAAGCACTTGCTCACTTTTCTCCATGTTCATCCAGCGGATGACAGAGTCAGCATATGTAGCATTATAATTTTTTTGGAAAGCCTTTTTTGCATCTCTATAAAGTGCCTGCTTTTGGTATGCTTGCTCAAACAAGTTCATCATTCGTTTGTTCTTGGCGGCAGGTAACCCAAATGGGTTTTGCTGAAATTGTTGATGCAGTTTGTCAGGTACTTCATAGGCGATATCTTGCAATGGGATGTTGTTGAGTATATCGCTGATCGTTTGATCGGAATCCTCAGATTGCTGACCAACTGTTGTAAATGGTAATACTGCAAAACAAATCAAAAAAAGTAATATTCGAGATAACGTACTCATAGACAAAGCTAAAGGCTTTATTATTTCTTTATTTATGTAAAAGCTAAGCATAATTTGGGCTTTAAAACAGAAAATGATTATTAAAAGATGTTTTTTAAATAGGTTTTGCTTGAATTTATAGCTGATATCCATTAGAATAATCTTCAATTCTTAAAGGTTTCAGAGAGAAATAAATGGTAATTTTTAAATATAGGGGTCGCTTGATTAGTACAGAGCTGGACTATAATTAGCAGATTACAATAAAATGCTAATTACAATCTTTTTGTACTAGTGCATTAGCTATTGAGTAACGGCTTTTCGGACTCCCAAAACTTTTTAATTATGGCAGAAAATAATGACGGTTTACACACACCGATATCACGGGGGCATTGGCGTCCTTTACCGCTCGGTCATCTGTTAGAGAACTATAATTTGTTCGATAAGCGTGTAATCCTGGTTGTAGGAGGATGGTTAGTTCTTTTTGCATTAAGTCTTTTATCAGTAGTATATCTGGTACCCACAGATTGGGGGTCGTTGGCAACCGACCAACAAGCTATTTCTATTTTCTTGCTATATTATCCGCCGTTATTGATATGTAATTTCTTACTGTTTTGGCTGGGGTTTGAATGGGGATTTATACCTGCTTACCTATCTACATTTATGGTGGCTTTAGCGTCACAAATGCCTGTGCAATGGGCTATGCTTTTCGGCGTTGCCGTTGTGCTTAGTATGGCTATTTTCGCACTTGTATATTATAGTACGCACTTTAAATATACGTTGGACAGTCTTAGCGATCTTGCCTTTTTTGTTGGGGTAGCCTTGGTAGCATCTATGGCGTCATCACTCGGTTCATTAATATGGAGCCATGTACAAGAATTAACAATTGAACAAACTCTTGTTGCCTGGAAAAGCTGGTGGACAGGTACTTTTCTACAAATTGTGCTTATCAATGGCCCTATTTTATATTTGGTAGGAGATCGTGTAGAGCGGTTAAAAGATAAGTATTTTGATGTCCCCAATCGTCCGGAAATTACTCTTCGATGGGTTTACACATCTATTATTGCCGTTGTTGTGGTGCTAAGTATTTTTATCCTTTCAGCCGAAAAACTGGGCTCGTTACGTATTCAAGAAGCACTCTTGAATTCTCCTGAAGATATAGGAACTGAAATTGTCGGAGCTTCCCAAACTTTCAAACTTACAGCCTGGATATCTATCATTATTTTGGTGACTGTTGGGCTAAGTGGCATACGGCTTGTGGATACATGGAACAGTACGCTCAAAGAGCAGGTTCGGGTAAAACGTGCCCTTATTTCTGAGATACATCACCGTGTGAAAAATAACATGCAGCTTATCGCGGGATTAATAGAGCTTCAAATTCATGATTCCAAGAGTGAGGAAGTAGGCAAAGAACTTCAAAAAAGTCATTCCCGTATTTATTCCATGGCAAAAGTTCATGAGCAGACCTATCAGCAACAAGACGCTGCTGATGTCAATATTGAGGGGTTCGCTCCGCAAGTAGTACAAAAGATAGAAGCAAATTTTATAGAAGGAAACAACGTTAACTTCAAACTGAATATCCCTTCTGTAAAACTTGTTATTAGTCAGGCAGTCAATTTTGGACTTCTATTGAATGAGCTACTGAGATATGCTGCAAAAATATCGTTCAATGATGAACGTGTTATATCTGTAGATATCGAAGAGAATGATGAAAGGATAACTGTTCACATTCATGATGCTGGAGGTGCATTGCCGTCTGTTGAGGATATCAATACGGACAAGACATTAGATTTGACACTTATTAATAGATTTTGTCGCCAGCTAAATGTGCAATTAGATGAAGATGTAGCGGAGGGAGAAGGAGAAATATTGGCATTTTCTTTTGAACGCAGAACACCCGACCCTGATCAGGTGATAGGTTAAATAATAAATTTGTGTAGTTTAAAATGTAAATCTGTTCACTACTGAGTTGATTGATTTTATGGATTGTGGTCTTTTTAGGTATTACGTGCTTGCCTTTCCGTTGCTCATAAACTAACATAGAACAAACGGGAAAGTTAACATAGAATGTTTCCTCAATGGATTTTCAACAGCTTCAGGAAAAGATTGATTATGCTCGTAATACAAGTCACTCACAATCACCGCTTGAGGTTGATGATTTTAAAAAATTGTTACAGCAGCGGACAGAAGATGACGAAAGCTATTTAACATACATTGATGAAGATGACAATAGAGT carries:
- the paaA gene encoding 1,2-phenylacetyl-CoA epoxidase subunit PaaA, with the translated sequence MSEESTNKKTFQERIDNGETIEPKDDMPDRYRQQLIRMMSQHAHSEVVGMLPEGNWITRAPSLRRKMILLSKVQDEAGHGLYLYSATETLGASRKEVINQLLEGKAKYSSIFNYPTLSWADVAVIGWLVDGAAIINQTMLARSSYGPYSRAMVRICKEESFHKKQGYEMVAQMADGTSEQQEMIQDAVDRWWWPTLMMFGPHDEDSPNSEELIKWGVKSKTNDELRQSFVDRHVQEAHTVGLEIPDPDLEYNEETGHWEFGEIDWDEFWNVVKGNGPMNKQRMKARREAHENGEWVREAAEEYARKQKLSKEKAS
- the hppD gene encoding 4-hydroxyphenylpyruvate dioxygenase, yielding MKADPNSATLERPVEEEFDDHLGLQDVDYIEHYVSNAKQAAHFYQTVFGFELKAFSGLETGNRDCVSYLLQQGNIRFLLTSALSSDSFIAKHVLQHGDGVRDIAMHVKDVDRAYQETVKRGAESVEEPHDLEDEHGKIRKAAIATYGDTIHTLINRVEYDGIFMPGFEATESPLKDVSSVGIQYVDHCVGNVELGEMETWVDFYRDVMGFTQYIHFDDDDISTEYSALMSKVMAGGRGMIKFPINEPADGKRKSQIEEYIDFYEGPGVQHIALLTGDIIETVEKLQNRGLEFLHVPTTYYEELESRVGTIDEPIDKLEELGILVDRDDEGYLLQIFTKPVVDRPTLFFEIIQRKGARGFGKGNFKALFQAIEREQERRGNL
- a CDS encoding homogentisate 1,2-dioxygenase, whose translation is MIYHQLGKIPPKRHTQFRRPDGELYQEQLFGAEGFHGSSSLLYHHNPPTRTTKVERGEEINIEKWDEGILRHHHLRTANVAKGGDPVMGRKVLLYNNDVQIGVVRPTESMDYFYKNGEHDELLFIHEGEGYVQTMFGKLDFGYGDYIFIPRGTIYQMVFETEKNRMLTVDSTGPIDVPDRYLTEKGQFAENSPYCERDIRRPEGPIFVNKQGKFEVRIKKQGRYTSYWYEHHPFDVVGWDGYLYPWIFNIKDFEPITGRVHQPPPVHQTFEGPNYVVCSFCPRKFDYHPKSIPAPYAHSNVDSDEVLYYVEGDFMSRKGVETASITQHPGGIPHGPHPGKYEGSIGKEETDEYAVMIDTFHPLHLTTEAKKLDDDGYPYSWIEDGEKEKIEAEE
- a CDS encoding IGHMBP2 family helicase, translated to MEHILITEIDNQGPGDILGAIGGETDIDPAIIGNIDINGSKAFVEVNGKKATKLAKQLDGKKVGQSRVSVRDVDTENFEDLETVFEYSDRLKQLVELEREQEMREHEESIRTLSGQQREADGKAILHLRGRDEGNALEGKLVKFMRQHKGEPLPETEISVGDLVMISHRDPLLSDNPTGTVVQKTNYSITAAFDQPRSFIFGKGLRMDLYVNDITYQRMKDALTQLEEAKGALAELRNIFVGIQAPIPSDDKEVEEWFNGDLNESQKKAVSASLGADDFHLIHGPPGTGKTTTAIEVIEQAMADGKSVLATAASNTAVDNILDFLLDRSKEAVRVGHPARVTPKLKEHTLDSLIKEHPKFSQSEELRKQAFEKKEEQEEFTHPSGKYRRGMSNSKIKELAEDGRSSRGVSADKIQEMAQWIEIQDDIEELFEEADQLREEAVDELLDSKQVICTTNSTAGSELLEGRHFDLVVIDEATQATEPSCLIPITHGRKVIMAGDHRQLPPTVKNRKAAEQGFKETLFERLAEKYSGKRSMLDIQYRMHEKIMDFSSRQFYEEGLSADESVNTHTLTDLQLDINAFDNELMDILDPAEPVVFVDTVQLDAAERSRQGSTSKENPEEALWVSNMVDNLLRAGAYPSDIAVISPYDDQVDLLDRKIDVEDLEVKTVDGFQGREKEVIIISLTRSNKDDQIGFLKDVRRLNVSLTRAKRKLIVVGDSATVTSHETYREFVDYVKSWGRVVRL
- a CDS encoding methyltransferase family protein; translation: MINHFDLFGLRQVYLHLKNNEITPIGFQEPSFYKYVRHPLMLGFIIAFWATPHMTLAHLVFSIATTGYIFVGIWFEERDLIRYHGKKYRKHRERVSMLISIPKKD
- a CDS encoding S8 family peptidase, yielding MTNRLVITLICAITFYSCSSTKEVTQPSIEQSVDTTQKTVDFSTLETPPKNWHHLDEQQTQFRGISSKLTYETIFQDRSSQKQIIVAVIDGGVDIKHSDLQANIWTNSDEIPNNQKDDDQNGYKDDVNGWNFIGGADGKNVNNDTFEVTRIYARLHPKFADADTTVLSAKAQKKYEYYKKIKKAYAYQINKQQRQYNNISSLEDSKKEAEKILSNYFSGSYTYEDIQAIQPQDKQMAFAKDVMTYVLENDIDSTVIAEQKKQLYEFMKYGYNPDFSPRDIVGDDYDNKTERYYGNNDVIGPDPSHGTHVAGIVGAVRNNGIGMNGVAANVQIMPIRAVPDGDERDKDVANAIRYAVDNGADVINMSFGKSYSPYKKQVDKAIRYANKKGVLMVHAAGNSSENTDQKENYPTDTYGDYFEGSETADLWLSIGASSWKPDSSFVGSFSNYGAERVDLFAPGVDIYSTTPDSKYERNQGTSMAAPVVSGTAALLMSYYPNLTSNQIRSVIMESVKKYPNQDVIIPHKANAEGTLADFDTLSVTGGVVNVYRALQAAEKVSNK
- a CDS encoding sensor histidine kinase, giving the protein MAENNDGLHTPISRGHWRPLPLGHLLENYNLFDKRVILVVGGWLVLFALSLLSVVYLVPTDWGSLATDQQAISIFLLYYPPLLICNFLLFWLGFEWGFIPAYLSTFMVALASQMPVQWAMLFGVAVVLSMAIFALVYYSTHFKYTLDSLSDLAFFVGVALVASMASSLGSLIWSHVQELTIEQTLVAWKSWWTGTFLQIVLINGPILYLVGDRVERLKDKYFDVPNRPEITLRWVYTSIIAVVVVLSIFILSAEKLGSLRIQEALLNSPEDIGTEIVGASQTFKLTAWISIIILVTVGLSGIRLVDTWNSTLKEQVRVKRALISEIHHRVKNNMQLIAGLIELQIHDSKSEEVGKELQKSHSRIYSMAKVHEQTYQQQDAADVNIEGFAPQVVQKIEANFIEGNNVNFKLNIPSVKLVISQAVNFGLLLNELLRYAAKISFNDERVISVDIEENDERITVHIHDAGGALPSVEDINTDKTLDLTLINRFCRQLNVQLDEDVAEGEGEILAFSFERRTPDPDQVIG